The Arthrobacter burdickii genomic interval CCGGGCTATGTCGGCGAATTCCTCGCGGCGCTCGAACGAGTGGAGGTAGCCGGAATCGCCGACCGCCCGCAGGAGCGAGATGGAGAGCGCCCCCGAACCGACGCCTGCCTCGACAACGCGCGCTCCCGGATAGATGTCGGCCATTGTCACGATCTGTCCCGCGTCCTTCGGGTACACGACGGCCGCGCCGCGGGGCATGGACAGCACGAAGTCCGACAGCAGTGGCCGCAGCGCCTGGTACAGCTGGCCGGTGGTGTTCTCGAGGATGGTTCCCTCGGTGGCACCGATGAGGGCGTCGTGCTGCAGGAAGCCCTTGTGCGTGTGGAAGGCGCCGCCCGGGGTGAGGGTGATGGTATTCATCCGGCCCTTCTCGTCAGTCAGCTGGACGCGCTCACCGGCGCGGAACGGGCCGCGGCGGGCCGCCGCGCCGTGGGGACCGGCGGGCGCTTCGGGGGTGGTCTGGGTGGTACTCATGGTTCGTCCTTCGGCGGCCGGCGGACCGGCATCGTGGTGGAAGTGGATCTGGAAGCGGGATCTGGAAGCGTATCTGACAGGGAATGGAGGAGGCAGGCGGCCTGCACGCCGGGGGCAGGGGTTCTGACCTAGGGACCGGGCGTGGCCTTGCCGGTGATGGCCTGGACGACCGTCCGCTGGTGCAGCACGCCCGTCACGGCACCCTGGGGGTTGATGACGGCGTACTCGTTCCCCTCGAGCCGGGCGAGGAACTGCAGGAGTTCCTGGCCCGCGGCCGACTCCGGCACGTAGGCGCCGGCAGCCAGCCGACGTGCCGCGGTGTTGACGGCCGTGGTCGCGGCCACGTCGTCGGGGACGGCGAGGAGCGCGGCCTCGTCGACGACGGCCTCGGGCTCGCCGGAGGGTCCGGTCAGGACGACGGCGGCTCCGGGGTTGTCCCGCAGGAGCCGGTGCGCGGCGAGGACCGTGGTGCCCGCGGGGACACCGACGGCGCGCTGCTGCAGCCGGCCGGCACTGATGGCGGGGAGGCGCAGGCGCATGCGCGCATTCTCGATGGCGGCCGTGGCGCCCATCCACAGGGAGGCGCCCATGACGACGGTGAGGACGATGACCAGGAGGTCGGGGCCGCGCCCCTGTAGCAACTGGATGCCCACCACCGACGCGAGCAGGAGGAGGACGATGATGCGTCCGGCCCAGCCGGCCGCCACCGTGCCCTTCTCCTGGCTGCCGGTCGCCTTCCAGACCGCGCTCTCGACGAGGCGCCCGCCGTCCAGCGGCAGGCCCGGCAGCACGTTGAACAGGGCGACGAGGAGGTTGGCCCAGACCAGGATGGTGGCGAGCAGATAGGACACCGACCCGGGCGTGAGGGCCTGCAGGATGACCCACCCGAGGCCCGCGAGGACGAAGTTCGCCGCGGGCCCGGCGAGGGCGACGGCGAGGGACCTGCCCGGCGAGGCGTTGAAGCTCGCGAACTGCGTGTGGCCGCCCCAGAGGTTCAGGACGATCCGGGTGGTCGGCCAGCCGAAGGCACGCGCGGTGAGGGCGTGGGCCAGTTCATGGATGAGCACGGACGCGGCGAGGAGCAGGGCGTAGCCGAGGGCGACGGCGTAGGCGCCGGCACCGATACCCGGGAACGTCTGCGAGACGCGCGGCCCGAACACGAGCACGATGAAGGCCGTGATGACGAACCAGGACCATGCGAGGACCACGGGGATGCCCGCGAGTCGGCCGAGCGACAGCCCGGGGCTCCGCTGCGTCCGGGCCGGTTGCCGGCCGCTACTCATGCCGGTCCTCGCCCGTCTCCTCCGGCAGGAGCGCGGCGAGATCGGCGGGCGTCCGGCCCTCCAGAGTGTCCCAGTCGGTGCGGCGCCCGTCGGGCGGCAGGGGGACGAAGTGGGGAACGGCGAGCGTGACGAGCCCTGCGGCGAGGGCCGAGGTGACACCCGGCAGGGAGTCCTCGATGGCGACGACCCGGTCCTTCCGGAGCCCGGGGTGATCCGCCGCCAGCAGGTCGAAGCCCAGCTGGTAGGCCTCCGGATCCGGCTTGCCGGCGCTCACGCGGTCACCGGTGACGAGGTGGGAGAAGGTGCCTTCGGGCAGCTGCGCGGCGATCTCGCCGGCGAGGAGGCTCTCGGACATCGTGACCATGGCGCACGGGACGCCTTCCGCCCGCAGGGCCGAGAGCAGCTCGCGCGCTCCCGGGCGCCAGGGCACGGCGGCGCGCACGTCCGCGGCCACGCGGTCCGTCAGGTGCTCGATGATGCTGCGGATGTCCAGCGCGACGCCGGCCCGCTGGAGCACGCCGGCGGAGTACTCGAGGGCCTGGCCGACGAGGGTGGTCGCCTGCTCGGTGGTCCAGGTTCCGCCGTGGGACTCGACCAGTTCCTTCTCCGCCCGGATCCAGTACGGCTCCGTGTCGACGATCGTCCCGTCCATGTCCCACAGCACGCCCTGCAGTCCCCGGACGTTTCCCGACCGTCCAGAGACGGTCCGGTGGATCTCGGTCGGACGGGTTCGGACACTGCCGGTGAGGTGGTTGGACATGCCTTCAAGTCTACGGTGACCCCTTGACGGACCCGCGCGTCAGCTCTCCGCGTAGCCGCCGAACCCCGCCTGACATGGCCGCGCGCAGGGGTTTAGGGTGAGACGGTGGACAGCTTCGAAGAGAACCAGCCGACCGGCGTACAGGACCTTTTCCAGGATGCCGGCGAGCCAGAGCGCCGTATCACCGTCATGCTCGCGGCCTTCGAGGGCTGGAACGACGCCGGGGAAGCGGCCAGCGACGCCCTGAAGTACATGGGCCGGTACTTCGGCAGTGAGCGCGTCTCGACCATCGACGCCGACGAGTTCTACGACTTCCAGTTCACCCGGCCCATGATCAAGCGGAACTCCTCGGGCCAGCGGCGGATCAAATGGCCCAACACGCGCATCAGCAAGGCGGTCGTCCCGAAGTCCAACGTCGACCTGATCCTTGTCAACGGGGTCGAGCCCTCCTACAAGTGGCGCGCCTATACCGCCGAGCTCGTCGCCCTGGCAAAGGAGCTCAGCGTCGACTGCATCGTCCTCGTCGGAGCACTGCTGGCCGACGTCCCGCACTCGCGCCCCATCCCCGTCACGGTCACCTCCGACGACGACCTCGTCCGGGAGAGCCTGGACGTCGAGCCGTCGACGTACGAGGGCCCGATCGGCATCGTCGGCGTGCTGGCCGAGATGGGTCTGCTCGCCGATATCCCCACCATGTCCCTCTGGGCCGCCGTCCCCCACTACGTGGGCCAGTCGCCGTCGCCGAAGGCCCAGCTGGCCCTGCTGAACAAGCTCGAGGAGATCCTGCAGATCACGGTGGACACCCACGTGCTGACGGAGGAATCGGAGGCCTGGGAGCGGGGAGTGGACGAGCTCGCCACCGAGGACCCCGAGGTCGCGGCCTACGTGCGCCAGCTCGAGGAGGCCAAGGACACTGTGGACCTCCCGGAGGCGAGCGGCGAGTCGATCGCCCGTGAGTTCGAGCGCTACCTGAAGAAGCGCCGCCGCGAACAGTAGGCCGGCCGGACGCCGACGGGGCGCGAGACTCCTGTCGGCCCGGCTGCGGTCGCCAGCCGGGACGGGCACATCCACCGGGCCGACGGTGGCGGGGGCAGAACCGCCCCGCGGACGCTAGAGGCGGACGCTAGAGACGGACGCCGAGCAGGGCGTCGAGGACATCGGCAAGGTCCTGCCGATGCGTTCCGCCTTCCGCTCCTGCGCGTGCTCCCCTTGCCCATGCGTCCACCGCGGCAAGGGCGGACGGCGCATCGAGGTCGTTCGCCAGGTGCCCCCGGATGGCCTCCCGCACTACGGCGATGTCGGCCTTCCGCGCACCGTCGGCGGCTGCACGCCAGGCCGCGAGGCGGGCGATGCCCTCGTCCAGCACGGCATCCGTCCAGGACCAGTCCGAGCGATAGTGGTGCGCGAGGATGGCAAGGCGGATGGCTGCAGGATCGACGCCGGCCTGGCGGAGCTTCGACACGAGGACCAGGTTTCCCCTGGACTTGCTCATCTTCCCGCCGTCGTACCCGACCATCCCGGCGTGCGCATAGTGCCGGGCCAGCGGGGTACCGCTGGTCGCCCAGGCGTGGGACGCGCTCATCTCATGGTGGGGGAACACGAGGTCCGAGCCGCCGCCCTGCACGGTGAAGGGGGCCGGCAGGAACCGCTGCGCGATGATTGCGCATTCGATGTGCCAGCCGGGCCGTCCGTCACCCAGGGCGCCGCC includes:
- a CDS encoding site-2 protease family protein, whose product is MSSGRQPARTQRSPGLSLGRLAGIPVVLAWSWFVITAFIVLVFGPRVSQTFPGIGAGAYAVALGYALLLAASVLIHELAHALTARAFGWPTTRIVLNLWGGHTQFASFNASPGRSLAVALAGPAANFVLAGLGWVILQALTPGSVSYLLATILVWANLLVALFNVLPGLPLDGGRLVESAVWKATGSQEKGTVAAGWAGRIIVLLLLASVVGIQLLQGRGPDLLVIVLTVVMGASLWMGATAAIENARMRLRLPAISAGRLQQRAVGVPAGTTVLAAHRLLRDNPGAAVVLTGPSGEPEAVVDEAALLAVPDDVAATTAVNTAARRLAAGAYVPESAAGQELLQFLARLEGNEYAVINPQGAVTGVLHQRTVVQAITGKATPGP
- a CDS encoding HAD family hydrolase — its product is MSNHLTGSVRTRPTEIHRTVSGRSGNVRGLQGVLWDMDGTIVDTEPYWIRAEKELVESHGGTWTTEQATTLVGQALEYSAGVLQRAGVALDIRSIIEHLTDRVAADVRAAVPWRPGARELLSALRAEGVPCAMVTMSESLLAGEIAAQLPEGTFSHLVTGDRVSAGKPDPEAYQLGFDLLAADHPGLRKDRVVAIEDSLPGVTSALAAGLVTLAVPHFVPLPPDGRRTDWDTLEGRTPADLAALLPEETGEDRHE
- a CDS encoding PAC2 family protein, yielding MDSFEENQPTGVQDLFQDAGEPERRITVMLAAFEGWNDAGEAASDALKYMGRYFGSERVSTIDADEFYDFQFTRPMIKRNSSGQRRIKWPNTRISKAVVPKSNVDLILVNGVEPSYKWRAYTAELVALAKELSVDCIVLVGALLADVPHSRPIPVTVTSDDDLVRESLDVEPSTYEGPIGIVGVLAEMGLLADIPTMSLWAAVPHYVGQSPSPKAQLALLNKLEEILQITVDTHVLTEESEAWERGVDELATEDPEVAAYVRQLEEAKDTVDLPEASGESIAREFERYLKKRRREQ